The following proteins are encoded in a genomic region of Hydra vulgaris chromosome 05, alternate assembly HydraT2T_AEP:
- the LOC136080495 gene encoding uncharacterized protein LOC136080495, with product MFSGIVKEVQNTLSYDTCYPEKMRQAIKDYNFEFNDNLYNEVTKLTAEFRSSGNAEIFLSKFYSSIVLSAHNYILNLDKRLGALLVLQIGNHILSFCKKQQNTAHEENITKPISAQELDGLQYLAGYVVHKFIKKTRNNKYYNSKINQDTMEILKKFTTDAFIDQKLICTQNRGGLTVATKECQSIFILTEGMFRRETSQSNLKRIDVAKMVSSLMEDRKIISLYSNIVETFENENSVSYSDLANNILENMLKLYFRIRSFSLTKDIVQLHKEKKKVKSLRKTIKKASQKLCLQE from the coding sequence ATGTTTTCTGGTATTGTTAAGGAGGTGCAAAATACTTTATCTTATGACACTTGCTATCCAGAAAAGATGAGACAGGCaattaaagattataattttgaattcaATGATAACCTGTACAATGAAGTAACCAAGTTAACAGCTGAATTCAGATCATCGGGAAATGCtgagatttttttatcaaagttttattCAAGCATTGTTCTATCTGcccataattatattttaaatttagataaacgTTTAGGTGCTTTACTAGTCCTTCAAATTGGAAACcatattttgagtttttgtaaaaaacagcAAAACACTGCTCATGaagaaaacataacaaaaccaATAAGTGCACAAGAGCTAGATGGATTGCAGTATTTAGCTGGTTATGTTGtacacaaatttataaaaaaaacaagaaacaataaatactataattcaaaaattaatcaGGACACAATggaaatacttaaaaaatttacaacagaTGCATTCAttgatcaaaaattaatttgtaccCAGAATAGAGGGGGTTTAACTGTTGCAACAAAAGAAtgtcaaagtatttttattttaactgaagGTATGTTTCGGAGAGAAACTAGCCAAAGCAACCTTAAAAGAATTGATGTTGCTAAAATGGTTAGCTCATTGATGGAAGAcagaaaaattataagtttgtATAGTAACATTGTTGaaacatttgaaaatgaaaactcAGTTTCTTATAGTGATCTGGCTaataacattttagaaaatatgcttaagctttATTTTCGCATACGCTCATTTTCATTAACTAAAGATATTGTTCAGTTGCacaaagagaagaaaaaagtaaaatctttgcgcaaaacaatcaaaaaagcaTCTCAGAAACTTTGTTTACAagaataa